From a single Bacillus pumilus genomic region:
- the dnaG gene encoding DNA primase codes for MSKRIPDELLEQIQKNADIVEVIGEYVQLRKQGRNYFGLCPFHGENTPSFSVSADKQIFHCFGCGAGGNVFSFLRQMEGYSFIEAVSHVADKYHIDLPDHVANAQTSSSQQEDTADHKMIEAHELLKKFYHHLLVNTKEGQNALDYLRARGFTDETIAKFEIGYALDSWDFMTKFLEKRGFDPTMMEKAGLLIQRENGTGFFDRFRDRVMFPIHDHHGTVVAFSGRSLGDQQPKYMNSPETPLFHKSKLLYHFHDARMHIRKRERAVLFEGFADVISAVTSGVGESVATMGTSLTEEHVKLLRRNVEEIILCYDSDTAGYEATMKASDLLGKRGCKVRVAMIPDGLDPDDYIRKYGGEKFRNDIIDASVTLMTFKMNFFRRGKNLSDEGDRLTYMKQVLREISRLNGSLEQEIYMKQLAGEFSISLDSLKEQLELFEKQQRQETKSTQEESGLEKRRAHLSTQVRRKRLRPAYENAERMLLAHMLKSDDVIRKVLDRVGIEFNIDSHRALATYIYALYEEGKEPTPQHLMNRIEDEVIHQLLTDIFMIQVGDELSEAELSDYVKKVLNHRNLSMIKEKELERAEAERQKDFFKAATLAKEIIQLNRSLK; via the coding sequence ATGAGCAAACGTATACCAGATGAACTTTTGGAGCAAATCCAAAAAAATGCAGACATTGTCGAAGTGATTGGAGAATACGTACAGCTTAGAAAGCAAGGTCGAAATTATTTCGGTCTTTGTCCATTCCATGGTGAAAATACTCCTTCATTCTCTGTTTCAGCAGATAAGCAAATCTTCCATTGTTTTGGCTGTGGTGCAGGAGGTAATGTATTTTCGTTCCTCAGACAAATGGAAGGCTACTCATTTATTGAAGCCGTTTCACATGTTGCTGATAAGTACCATATTGATTTGCCTGATCATGTAGCAAATGCTCAAACCAGTTCCTCACAGCAAGAGGATACAGCAGATCATAAAATGATTGAAGCGCATGAGCTTCTTAAGAAATTTTACCACCATTTGCTGGTAAATACAAAAGAAGGTCAAAACGCACTCGATTATTTACGGGCGAGAGGCTTTACGGATGAAACAATTGCCAAGTTTGAGATCGGATATGCTCTTGATTCTTGGGATTTCATGACCAAGTTTTTAGAAAAACGAGGGTTTGATCCTACGATGATGGAGAAGGCTGGTCTTTTGATTCAACGTGAAAACGGCACAGGCTTTTTTGATCGCTTTAGGGATCGTGTCATGTTTCCTATTCATGATCATCATGGGACAGTTGTCGCTTTTTCCGGAAGATCGCTTGGTGATCAGCAGCCAAAGTATATGAATAGTCCTGAAACGCCACTTTTTCATAAAAGTAAGCTGCTTTATCACTTTCATGACGCGCGTATGCATATTCGAAAACGCGAACGGGCAGTTCTTTTCGAAGGATTTGCTGACGTCATCTCAGCTGTCACATCAGGTGTCGGCGAAAGTGTTGCAACAATGGGTACGTCTTTAACAGAAGAGCACGTAAAACTTCTCAGGCGGAACGTAGAAGAGATCATCCTTTGCTATGACTCTGATACGGCCGGTTATGAAGCCACCATGAAAGCGTCAGATTTGCTTGGAAAAAGAGGATGTAAAGTTCGCGTTGCCATGATACCAGATGGACTTGATCCAGATGATTACATTCGTAAATATGGCGGCGAGAAATTTAGGAATGACATCATAGATGCAAGTGTGACATTAATGACATTTAAGATGAATTTTTTCCGTAGGGGAAAGAATTTATCTGACGAAGGAGACCGACTAACTTATATGAAGCAGGTTCTCCGGGAAATTAGCCGATTAAATGGCTCCTTGGAACAAGAGATTTACATGAAACAGCTTGCTGGAGAGTTCTCGATCTCACTTGATTCATTAAAAGAACAACTTGAGCTGTTTGAAAAACAGCAGCGGCAAGAAACCAAAAGCACGCAGGAAGAAAGCGGGCTTGAAAAACGGCGTGCACATCTGTCAACACAGGTAAGAAGAAAGCGTCTGCGGCCAGCATATGAAAATGCAGAGCGAATGCTGCTTGCTCATATGTTGAAAAGTGATGACGTGATCCGCAAAGTGCTTGACAGAGTAGGGATTGAATTTAATATAGATTCTCACAGGGCGCTGGCCACATACATTTACGCTTTGTATGAAGAAGGCAAAGAACCAACGCCGCAGCACCTGATGAACCGTATAGAAGATGAGGTCATCCATCAGCTTTTGACGGATATATTCATGATTCAAGTTGGAGACGAGCTAAGTGAAGCTGAATTAAGTGATTATGTAAAAAAAGTGTTGAATCATCGGAATCTGTCAATGATAAAGGAAAAAGAACTAGAACGTGCAGAAGCGGAGAGGCAAAAAGATTTCTTCAAAGCGGCAACACTTGCAAAAGAAATTATTCAGTTGAACCGTTCGCTGAAGTAA
- a CDS encoding YaiI/YqxD family protein, whose translation MEGWRISHLNEHKKERTIYVDADACPVKDEILSVASQFEVPVTFIASYEHFQTKRSSLEDWRFVDTHKEAADLVIANSAAAHDIVVTQDIGLASLLLPRQVIVLSERGRMYTNETIDFDLERRHVSSKQRRKGVYGKGPKKLLEEDKKRFIAQLQKILSNHEGFLN comes from the coding sequence GTGGAGGGATGGAGAATTAGTCACCTGAATGAACATAAAAAAGAGAGGACGATTTATGTCGATGCAGATGCTTGTCCTGTAAAAGACGAAATCCTTTCGGTCGCATCTCAATTTGAAGTACCTGTGACGTTCATTGCTTCATATGAGCATTTTCAAACCAAAAGATCTTCACTTGAAGACTGGCGGTTTGTAGATACACATAAGGAAGCAGCGGACCTAGTCATTGCGAACTCAGCTGCCGCGCATGATATTGTCGTCACCCAAGATATTGGTCTTGCCTCCTTACTGCTTCCAAGACAGGTCATTGTACTGTCTGAAAGAGGACGAATGTATACAAACGAAACAATTGATTTTGATTTGGAACGCAGGCATGTTTCCAGCAAACAGCGAAGAAAAGGTGTATACGGAAAAGGTCCCAAAAAGCTATTAGAAGAGGATAAAAAGCGATTTATTGCGCAACTACAAAAAATCCTGTCGAATCATGAAGGATTTTTGAATTAA
- a CDS encoding pyruvate, water dikinase regulatory protein yields MSNRVIFVVSDSVGETAELVVKAALSQFDGGSSDHSNIRRIPYVEDVGTIKEVISLAKADNGIVCFTLVVPEMRQFLIEEAEANGVVYYDIIGPLIDKMETAYGNEAKNEPGRVRQLDEDYFKKVEAIEFAVKYDDGRDPRGILKADIVLIGVSRTSKTPLSQYLAHKRLKVANVPIVPEVDPPEELFSVDPKKCIGLKISPDKLNHIRKERLKSLGLNDRAIYANIERIKEELEYFEKVVDRINCQVVDVSNKAVEETANVIHQMLTKRGSE; encoded by the coding sequence ATGAGTAATCGCGTAATTTTTGTGGTATCAGATTCAGTAGGAGAAACGGCAGAGCTCGTGGTCAAAGCGGCACTTAGCCAATTTGATGGCGGTTCATCAGACCATTCAAATATTAGAAGAATCCCATATGTAGAGGATGTTGGTACAATTAAAGAAGTCATTTCACTAGCGAAAGCTGATAACGGAATCGTCTGTTTTACGCTTGTTGTACCAGAAATGCGCCAATTCTTAATTGAAGAAGCAGAAGCAAACGGCGTCGTTTATTATGATATCATCGGTCCACTCATCGATAAAATGGAGACCGCTTACGGAAATGAAGCGAAAAATGAGCCGGGGCGTGTACGCCAATTAGATGAGGACTATTTTAAAAAGGTAGAAGCCATTGAGTTCGCAGTGAAATATGATGATGGCAGAGACCCAAGAGGCATTCTAAAGGCTGATATTGTGCTCATCGGTGTATCACGCACGTCCAAGACACCATTATCTCAATACTTGGCGCATAAGCGGCTGAAGGTAGCGAACGTTCCAATTGTTCCTGAAGTAGATCCGCCAGAGGAGTTATTTTCAGTTGATCCAAAGAAATGCATCGGTTTGAAAATTAGTCCAGACAAACTAAATCATATTCGTAAAGAGCGTTTAAAATCTCTAGGTTTAAATGATCGTGCTATTTATGCGAACATTGAGCGGATCAAAGAAGAACTAGAATATTTTGAAAAAGTGGTGGACCGCATTAACTGTCAAGTCGTTGATGTATCGAATAAAGCTGTTGAGGAAACGGCAAATGTCATTCATCAAATGCTGACCAAAAGAGGTTCCGAATAA
- a CDS encoding helix-turn-helix transcriptional regulator, translating into MSTIELNKRQEQILQIVKENGPITGEHIADRLNLTRATLRPDLAILTMSGFLEARPRVGYFFTGKTGTQLLADKLKKLQVKDFQSIPVVIHENVSVYDAICTMFLEDVGTLFVVDDHSILTGVLSRKDLLRASIGKQELPSIPVHIIMTRMPNITVCRKEDFIMDVAKHLIEKQIDALPVIKDTDKGFEVVGRITKTNMTKILVSLSENEII; encoded by the coding sequence GTGAGTACAATCGAGTTAAATAAACGGCAAGAGCAGATTTTACAGATTGTCAAAGAGAATGGTCCGATTACTGGAGAGCATATCGCCGATCGGCTGAACTTAACTAGGGCGACCCTCAGACCGGATTTAGCCATATTAACGATGTCAGGCTTTTTAGAAGCAAGGCCAAGGGTCGGCTACTTTTTCACAGGAAAAACAGGCACACAGCTTTTAGCTGATAAGCTGAAAAAACTTCAAGTGAAAGATTTTCAATCCATTCCAGTAGTGATACATGAGAATGTTTCAGTTTATGATGCGATTTGTACGATGTTTTTAGAGGATGTGGGCACATTATTCGTTGTGGACGATCACTCTATTTTAACAGGCGTGTTGTCAAGGAAAGACCTCCTTCGCGCAAGTATTGGAAAACAGGAGCTTCCATCGATCCCTGTCCATATTATTATGACAAGAATGCCGAACATCACCGTTTGTCGCAAGGAAGATTTCATTATGGATGTGGCGAAACACTTGATTGAAAAGCAGATAGACGCACTTCCTGTTATAAAAGATACGGATAAAGGCTTTGAAGTGGTCGGCAGAATTACGAAAACAAACATGACGAAAATACTTGTTAGCTTATCGGAGAATGAAATAATCTAA
- the glyS gene encoding glycine--tRNA ligase subunit beta, whose translation MNKQDVLLEIGLEEMPARFMPESTKQLGEKVKAWFETQNISFEDLTLFNSPRRLAVLVKGVAEKQEDIKEEAKGPAKKIAQDAEGNWTKAAEGFARGQGASTDDLYFKEIKGVDYVHVQKFEEGKQVKDLLPALGEIAASLSFPKNMRWGSNDLRYIRPIKWIVCLFGEEIVPVEIAGVKSGRETRGHRFLGSAATIDSPASYEQTLREQFVIADSDKRKQSITEQLTTLSSEKGWVIPVDPELLEEVNDLVEYPTVLSGSFEEEFLALPEEVLVTTMKEHQRYFPVKNEQGELLPHFITVRNGNSEALENVARGNEKVLRARLSDAAFFYKEDEKLVIEDNIKKLDKVVFHEKLGTIGEKLKRVTDIATRLAAHVGADDETTERVARAASISKFDLVTQMVYEFPELQGIMGEKYAKALGEHEEVAKSINEHYMPRFAGDEAPSTLIGAIVAVADKLDSICSFFSIDVIPTGSQDPYGLRRQASGIVQILLDRHWNISFKELLALAQVEAAHETALIEFLTHRLKYVLQAEHIRHDVVDAVLDAEDIEPYAVVKKAAVLEESVKQESFKETAEALGRVISISKKGEDTEIQPELFENEYEQKLFEAYQQVETAVNDHVAAGQYSAALEALNTLKTPIVHYFDHTMVHADDEKLKRNRLAQMVKLAKVIQSFANMNNLIVK comes from the coding sequence ATGAATAAACAAGATGTATTACTCGAAATCGGCTTAGAAGAGATGCCGGCTCGTTTCATGCCAGAGAGCACAAAGCAGCTAGGTGAAAAAGTAAAAGCTTGGTTTGAAACGCAAAATATTTCATTCGAAGATTTGACTTTATTCAACTCACCAAGACGTCTTGCTGTACTCGTGAAAGGTGTCGCAGAAAAGCAAGAAGACATCAAAGAGGAAGCCAAGGGACCAGCTAAAAAGATTGCCCAAGATGCTGAAGGGAATTGGACAAAAGCAGCGGAAGGCTTTGCCCGAGGACAAGGCGCTTCAACAGATGATCTTTATTTTAAAGAGATCAAAGGAGTGGATTACGTCCATGTCCAAAAGTTTGAAGAAGGAAAGCAAGTCAAAGACCTTCTGCCAGCGTTAGGGGAAATCGCTGCCTCATTAAGTTTCCCAAAGAACATGCGATGGGGAAGCAACGATTTACGCTATATCCGTCCAATTAAATGGATTGTTTGTTTATTTGGAGAGGAGATTGTACCTGTTGAGATTGCCGGGGTAAAAAGCGGTCGTGAGACAAGAGGACACCGTTTCCTTGGCAGCGCAGCCACTATTGACTCACCAGCTTCTTATGAGCAAACATTGCGCGAACAATTTGTTATTGCAGATTCAGATAAAAGAAAACAATCCATTACTGAGCAGCTGACGACGCTATCTTCAGAAAAAGGCTGGGTTATTCCGGTCGATCCTGAGCTTCTAGAAGAAGTGAACGATCTTGTAGAATACCCAACGGTGCTATCTGGCTCCTTTGAAGAAGAGTTCCTGGCATTACCTGAAGAAGTATTGGTGACAACAATGAAAGAGCATCAGCGCTATTTCCCAGTGAAAAATGAGCAAGGGGAATTGCTGCCGCACTTTATTACAGTTAGAAACGGGAACAGTGAGGCGCTGGAAAATGTCGCAAGAGGGAATGAAAAGGTACTTCGTGCGCGTTTATCAGATGCTGCCTTCTTCTATAAAGAAGATGAAAAACTAGTCATTGAAGACAATATTAAAAAGCTTGATAAGGTTGTATTCCATGAGAAACTTGGCACAATTGGCGAGAAGCTAAAGAGAGTGACAGACATTGCGACGCGTCTAGCAGCGCATGTCGGTGCAGATGACGAAACGACAGAGCGTGTGGCAAGAGCCGCAAGTATTTCGAAATTTGACCTTGTGACTCAAATGGTCTATGAATTCCCAGAATTACAAGGCATCATGGGTGAGAAATATGCAAAAGCACTTGGCGAACATGAAGAAGTGGCTAAAAGCATCAACGAGCACTATATGCCACGCTTTGCCGGTGATGAAGCACCGTCCACTTTGATTGGTGCGATTGTCGCAGTGGCAGATAAGCTGGATTCTATTTGCTCCTTCTTCTCTATTGATGTCATTCCAACAGGCTCTCAAGACCCTTATGGACTAAGAAGACAAGCGAGTGGTATCGTTCAAATTCTGCTTGATCGTCATTGGAATATTTCATTCAAAGAGCTTTTGGCACTTGCTCAAGTAGAAGCAGCACATGAAACTGCTCTCATTGAATTTTTAACACACCGTTTAAAATATGTCCTCCAAGCAGAGCATATCCGTCATGATGTTGTTGATGCCGTGCTAGATGCTGAAGATATTGAACCTTATGCGGTTGTGAAAAAAGCAGCGGTCCTTGAAGAGAGCGTGAAACAAGAAAGCTTCAAAGAAACGGCAGAAGCATTAGGACGCGTCATTTCAATCAGTAAAAAAGGGGAAGACACAGAGATTCAGCCTGAACTGTTTGAAAATGAGTATGAGCAAAAACTATTTGAGGCATATCAGCAAGTAGAGACAGCGGTCAATGATCATGTAGCAGCAGGACAATACAGCGCAGCACTTGAGGCGCTAAATACGTTAAAAACACCGATTGTTCATTATTTCGATCATACAATGGTCCATGCGGATGATGAAAAACTGAAGCGAAATCGTTTGGCGCAAATGGTCAAACTAGCCAAAGTCATTCAATCATTTGCGAATATGAACAATTTAATTGTAAAATAA
- the glyQ gene encoding glycine--tRNA ligase subunit alpha — MNIQDMILTLQKHWSNEGCVLMQAYDTEKGAGTMSPYTFLRSIGPEPWKVAYVEPSRRPADGRYGENPNRLYQHHQFQVIIKPSPDNIQELYLESLKALGIDPLKHDIRFVEDNWENPSLGCAGLGWEVWLDGMEITQFTYFQQVGGLECKPVSVEITYGIERLASYIQDKENVFDLEWTDGFTVRDLFLMAEYEHSVYTFETSNTDMLFELFTTYEKEAHSQMDKGLVHPAYDYVLKCSHTFNLLDAKGAISVTERTGYIGRVRQLARKVAKTYYEEREKLGFPMLKEEAASHE, encoded by the coding sequence TTGAATATTCAAGACATGATTTTGACGCTGCAAAAGCATTGGTCAAATGAAGGCTGCGTATTAATGCAGGCGTATGACACAGAAAAAGGTGCCGGAACGATGAGTCCATACACGTTCCTGCGAAGCATTGGCCCAGAGCCATGGAAGGTAGCATATGTAGAACCTTCAAGACGCCCGGCTGATGGCAGATATGGAGAAAACCCAAATAGATTGTATCAGCATCATCAATTTCAAGTGATCATTAAGCCATCACCTGACAATATTCAAGAATTGTATCTTGAATCATTGAAGGCACTAGGCATTGACCCGCTGAAACATGACATTCGTTTTGTTGAAGACAACTGGGAAAATCCATCTCTCGGTTGTGCAGGACTTGGCTGGGAAGTATGGCTTGATGGAATGGAAATTACACAATTCACGTATTTCCAACAAGTCGGTGGCCTAGAATGTAAGCCTGTTTCCGTTGAAATTACATACGGTATTGAACGTCTGGCTTCATACATCCAGGATAAAGAAAATGTCTTCGATCTTGAATGGACTGACGGATTTACCGTTAGAGATTTATTCTTAATGGCTGAATATGAGCACTCTGTTTATACATTTGAAACATCTAATACCGACATGCTGTTTGAGTTATTTACGACGTATGAAAAAGAAGCACATAGCCAAATGGACAAAGGGCTTGTTCACCCGGCATATGATTATGTACTCAAGTGCTCTCATACGTTTAACCTGCTCGATGCAAAGGGTGCGATTTCTGTTACTGAGCGAACGGGCTATATCGGGAGAGTGCGCCAGTTGGCAAGAAAAGTAGCCAAAACATACTATGAAGAACGAGAAAAACTAGGTTTCCCAATGTTAAAAGAGGAGGCGGCTTCTCATGAATAA
- the recO gene encoding DNA repair protein RecO — translation MLIKSEGIVLRTTDYGETNKIVTLLTREHGKIGVMARGAKKSNSRLSAISQPFLYGTFLIQSSTGLGTLQQGEMIESMRAIREDLFLTAYAAYMTELLDKGIEEKKPNPYLFELLLQSLRHLNEGTDADIILFIVEVKMLSVMGMKPELDQCVHCGQKEGQFHFSIRDNGFICQNCFSKDPYKLPLSPAAARLLRLFHYFDLSRLGSVDVKPQTKQEIRQVLDHYYDEYSGLYLKSKKFMNQMESMKKLMGGENKS, via the coding sequence ATGCTCATTAAAAGTGAAGGAATCGTCCTTAGAACAACAGATTATGGCGAAACAAACAAAATTGTCACGCTGCTCACTAGAGAACATGGGAAAATTGGTGTGATGGCAAGAGGCGCTAAAAAATCAAATAGCCGCCTGTCAGCCATAAGCCAGCCGTTTTTATACGGAACCTTCCTGATCCAATCATCAACAGGGCTTGGAACGCTCCAGCAAGGCGAAATGATCGAAAGTATGCGGGCCATTCGTGAGGATTTATTTCTAACCGCATATGCTGCATATATGACAGAGTTACTCGATAAAGGCATAGAAGAAAAAAAGCCAAACCCTTATTTATTTGAGCTCCTGCTTCAATCTCTGCGCCATCTCAATGAAGGCACAGATGCTGATATTATTTTATTTATCGTAGAGGTCAAAATGTTATCAGTAATGGGGATGAAGCCTGAACTGGATCAATGTGTCCACTGTGGTCAAAAAGAAGGGCAGTTCCATTTCTCGATTAGAGATAATGGATTCATTTGCCAAAATTGCTTTTCTAAAGATCCTTATAAACTGCCCTTATCCCCAGCAGCTGCAAGGCTGCTCCGTTTGTTTCATTATTTTGATTTATCAAGGCTCGGTTCGGTTGATGTGAAACCGCAGACGAAACAAGAAATTCGTCAAGTGCTCGATCACTATTATGACGAATATTCAGGCCTTTATTTAAAATCAAAAAAATTCATGAATCAAATGGAATCCATGAAAAAGCTTATGGGCGGCGAAAACAAAAGTTGA
- a CDS encoding YqzL family protein, with translation MLNFTWNVFSQTGSVDTYLLFKELEKENLERPDVLEEEIARFDFPIL, from the coding sequence ATGTTGAATTTTACATGGAACGTATTTTCACAAACAGGAAGCGTTGACACGTATCTGCTTTTCAAAGAGTTAGAAAAGGAGAACCTGGAAAGACCCGATGTACTTGAAGAAGAAATAGCACGATTTGATTTTCCAATCTTATAA
- the era gene encoding GTPase Era — protein MTNESFKSGFVSIIGRPNVGKSTFLNRVIGQKIAIMSDKPQTTRNKVQGVLTTNTSQTIFIDTPGIHKPKHKLGDFMMRVAQNTLKEVDLILFMINAQEGYGKGDEFIIERLKQTSTPVFLVVNKIDQIHPDELFLLIDEYRTRYPFKEIVPISALEGNNIDTLLQQIEGYLPEGPQFYPADQVTDHPERFIISELIREKVLHLTREEIPHSIAVAIESIKPDENGKIHVAATIVVERDSQKGIVIGKRGSLLKEVGQKARRDIEALLGSKVYLELWVKVQKDWRNKSTHLRDFGFREDEY, from the coding sequence ATGACTAACGAAAGCTTCAAATCAGGATTTGTATCAATTATTGGCAGACCAAATGTAGGAAAATCAACCTTTCTAAATCGTGTTATTGGACAAAAGATCGCCATCATGAGTGATAAGCCCCAAACGACACGAAACAAAGTGCAAGGTGTGCTCACAACCAATACGTCACAAACGATTTTTATCGATACACCAGGGATTCATAAACCTAAGCATAAGCTTGGTGATTTTATGATGAGGGTAGCCCAAAATACACTGAAGGAAGTCGACCTGATCTTGTTTATGATCAACGCACAGGAAGGCTATGGCAAAGGTGATGAATTCATCATTGAACGCCTAAAGCAAACATCGACACCAGTGTTCCTTGTCGTGAATAAAATTGACCAAATTCATCCAGATGAGCTATTCCTGTTAATTGATGAATACCGTACACGTTATCCATTTAAGGAAATTGTGCCCATTTCAGCTCTTGAAGGAAACAACATTGACACGCTTCTTCAGCAAATTGAAGGTTATCTTCCAGAGGGACCTCAATTTTATCCGGCAGATCAAGTAACAGATCATCCAGAACGGTTTATTATTTCTGAATTAATTCGTGAAAAAGTGCTACATTTAACAAGAGAAGAGATTCCGCACAGTATTGCGGTTGCGATTGAATCTATTAAGCCAGATGAAAATGGCAAGATCCATGTGGCGGCGACCATTGTCGTAGAACGTGACTCACAAAAAGGGATCGTCATTGGTAAACGAGGCAGCTTATTAAAAGAAGTGGGACAAAAAGCACGTAGAGATATTGAAGCGCTTCTCGGCTCAAAAGTGTATCTGGAGCTTTGGGTAAAAGTTCAGAAGGACTGGCGAAATAAATCCACTCACCTTCGTGACTTCGGCTTTAGAGAAGACGAATATTAA
- a CDS encoding cytidine deaminase gives MNKQELISEAVKARDFAYVPYSKFKVGAALLSNDGKVYGGCNIENAAYGMCNCAERTALFKAYSEGITSFQMLAVVADTDRPVSPCGACRQVISELCAPDMPVILTNLKGHIYETTVNELLPGAFSPEDLND, from the coding sequence ATGAACAAACAAGAGTTGATTTCAGAAGCAGTTAAAGCAAGAGATTTTGCATATGTACCCTATTCAAAATTCAAAGTCGGTGCAGCATTGTTATCAAATGATGGAAAAGTGTATGGCGGCTGCAATATTGAAAATGCAGCATACGGCATGTGTAATTGTGCGGAAAGAACAGCACTTTTTAAAGCCTATTCAGAAGGTATCACATCGTTTCAAATGCTAGCAGTAGTGGCTGATACTGATCGGCCTGTTTCGCCGTGTGGCGCATGCAGACAGGTCATTTCAGAACTATGTGCACCTGATATGCCAGTGATCCTAACGAACCTAAAAGGACATATATACGAAACGACAGTAAACGAACTATTGCCAGGCGCATTTTCACCGGAGGATTTAAATGACTAA
- a CDS encoding diacylglycerol kinase family protein, whose amino-acid sequence MAFQDHRKKRRPLVRFFRSFYYAFRGIWRTFLNERNFRFHTVAAIIVVICGFWFQIEPFEWMIVLLLCGGMFALELVNTAIEHTVDLMTEDRHPLAERAKDAAAGAVCVYAAISVMIGLMIFIPKIMQ is encoded by the coding sequence ATGGCCTTTCAAGATCATCGTAAGAAAAGAAGGCCCCTTGTCCGTTTTTTTCGGAGTTTTTATTATGCGTTTAGAGGAATATGGCGAACTTTCTTAAATGAACGGAATTTTCGATTTCACACAGTCGCAGCCATCATCGTGGTGATCTGCGGCTTTTGGTTTCAAATAGAACCATTTGAATGGATGATCGTTCTGCTTTTATGCGGCGGGATGTTTGCACTTGAACTTGTCAACACAGCCATTGAACATACAGTGGACTTAATGACAGAAGATAGGCACCCGCTTGCCGAGAGAGCAAAGGACGCTGCAGCAGGCGCTGTTTGCGTTTACGCCGCAATTTCGGTTATGATTGGATTGATGATTTTCATACCGAAGATCATGCAATAG
- the ybeY gene encoding rRNA maturation RNase YbeY: MTLLIDLIDETGQVSKEQLEEVEKLLQFAADALEVKDQAEVSVTIVSNEEIHQINKEYRGKDAPTDVISFALEEEGEGETQIIGADDIPPVLGDIIISVDRTKEQAEEYGHSFMRELGFLTIHGFLHLLGFDHMTEEDEKEMFAKQTKILDDYGLSRSS, translated from the coding sequence ATGACATTGTTAATCGATTTAATAGATGAGACAGGACAAGTATCAAAAGAGCAGCTTGAAGAAGTGGAAAAGCTTCTTCAGTTTGCTGCGGATGCCCTTGAGGTCAAAGATCAAGCAGAAGTATCAGTGACGATCGTCTCTAATGAGGAGATTCATCAGATCAATAAAGAATACCGAGGTAAAGACGCGCCAACGGATGTCATCTCCTTTGCACTTGAGGAAGAAGGAGAAGGGGAGACTCAGATCATTGGTGCTGATGATATTCCGCCTGTACTCGGCGACATCATCATTAGTGTGGACCGTACGAAAGAGCAGGCAGAGGAATATGGACATTCCTTTATGAGAGAGCTTGGATTCCTCACCATTCATGGGTTCCTGCATTTGCTCGGGTTTGATCATATGACAGAAGAAGATGAAAAAGAAATGTTCGCCAAACAGACAAAGATCTTGGATGATTATGGCCTTTCAAGATCATCGTAA